In Astyanax mexicanus isolate ESR-SI-001 chromosome 17, AstMex3_surface, whole genome shotgun sequence, a single window of DNA contains:
- the dmgdh gene encoding dimethylglycine dehydrogenase, mitochondrial — MSRLLSTVSTVNTVNSRLSRAGSFWRGVRRSAERTISCSGRRRSEERNGSVGALGKRLQDTAETLIIGGGCVGVSLAYHLAKAGQKGVVLLEKSELTAGSTWHAAGLTTYYHPGINLKKIHYHSIKLYEQLEAETGQAVGFHQPGSVRIASTSARVDEMKYQMTRTHWHPTQQFLIGPEKVHQLFPLLNMDKVLAGLYTPGDGHIDPYSLTMALAAGARMYGAQIYTPAPVTGLSPTSDGKWDVQTPHGTIRANRIVNATGFWARELGQMIGYPHPTIPVHHQYVVTATVPEVKALKTELPVIRDLEGSYYLRQERDGLLFGPYEREEKMVLQDSWVRDGVPPGFGKELFESDLDRIMDHVEMAMEMVPVLKHADIINIVSGPITYTPDLLPMIGPHQGVRNYWTAIGFGYGIIHAGGVGKFLSDWIMTGEPPYDLIECDPNRYGKWTTVPYLCAKARESYGFNNVVGYPKEERFSGRPTSRVSGLYELLKDKCSMGFHAGWEQPHYFYKPGDEVGYRPSFRRTNWFGPVGRECKLVMEKVGVIDLSPFGKFMVKGKDSHKLLDRLFANTLPKVGLTNISHMLTPRGRVYAEVTITQLSPGEFLLITGSGSELHDLRWIEREAADGGYEVEISNVTDGIGVLGVAGPNSRKVLQKLTSEDLSDAAFKFLHCKSIQLAGVKLRAIRISYTGELGWELYVDMPQLAAVYQAIMEAGQEEGIDNFGTYAMGSLRLEKGFRGWGAEMNCDTNPLEAGLDYFIKLNKPADFIGKQALQEIKSKGLTRKLAYLIMDTDNIDPEGNETIWHEGKVVGNTTSGAYSYSAEQSLAFGYLPVKLATIGQKVEVELLGKKYPATVVQEPLVLTEPTRTRLQKKSKSSA; from the exons ATGTCCAGACTCCTGAGCACAGTGAGCACAGTGAACACAGTCAACAGCAGGCTGAGCAGAGCGGGGAGCTTCTGGAGAGGAGTGAGGAGATCTGCTGAGAGAACCATCAGCTGCTCGGGCAGGAGGAGGAGTGAGGAGAG GAATGGCAGTGTGGGAGCTCTGGGAAAGCGGCTGCAGGACACGGCTGAGACTCTGATCATTGGAGGAGGATGTGTGGGTGTGAGTCTGGCCTATCACCTGGCCAAAGCTGGTCAGAAGGGCGTGGTTCTTCTGGAGAAGTCGGAGCTGACTGCTGGATCTACCTGGCACGCT GCTGGATTAACCACTTACTACCATCCAGGAATCAACCTGAAGAAGATTCACTACCACAGTATTAAGCTCTATGAGCAGCTGGAGGCGGAGACCGGTCAG GCTGTGGGCTTCCATCAGCCGGGCAGCGTCAGGATCGCCTCCACTTCAGCCCGAGTGGACGAGATGAAGTACCAGATGACCCGAACCCACTGGCACCCCACCCAACAGTTCCTCATCGGACCTGAGAAAGTCCACCAGCTCTTCCCCCTGCTCAACATGGACAAG GTGCTGGCTGGGCTCTATACTCCTGGTGATGGTCACATTGACCCGTACTCCCTCACTATGGCGCTGGCAGCTGGTGCCCGCATGTATGGAGCTCAGATCTACACCCCGGCCCCGGTCACAGGCCTGTCCCCCACCTCTGACGGGAAATGGGACGTCCAGACTCCGCACGGGACCATCCGAGCCAACCGCATCGTTAATGCCACAG GTTTCTGGGCTCGGGAGCTGGGCCAGATGATTGGCTATCCTCACCCCACCATTCCTGTCCATCACCAGTACGTGGTGACAGCGACGGTTCCTGAGGTGAAGGCCCTGAAGACGGAGCTGCCGGTCATTCGGGACCTGGAGGGCTCGTACTACCTGAGGCAGGAGCGGGACGGCCTGCTGTTCGGACCCTacgagagagaggagaagatggTGCTTCAGGACTCGTGGGTCAGAGATGGAGTTCCTCCAG gttTTGGTAAGGAGCTGTTTGAGTCTGATCTGGATCGTATAATGGACCACGTGGAAATGGCTATGGAGATGGTTCCTGTTCTGAAGCACGCTGACATCATCAACATCGTATCTGGACCAATCACGTACACCCCTGACCTGCTGCCCATGATTGGACCACACCAGGGGGTCCGCAACTACTGGACCGCTATCGGCTTTGG GTATGGTATAATTCATGCTGGTGGTGTTGGGAAGTTCCTCAGTGATTGGATCATGACTGGTGAGCCCCCGTATGATCTGATTGAGTGTGACCCCAACCGTTATGGCAAATGGACCACAGTGCCGTACCTGTGTGCCAAAGCCAGAGAGTCATACGGCTTTAACAACGTGG tGGGTTACCCTAAAGAGGAGCGGTTTTCTGGTCGTCCCACCAGCAGAGTGAGTGGACTGTATGAGCTGCTGAAGGACAAATGCTCTATGGGTTTCCATGCAGGCTGGGAGCAACCACACTACTTTTATAAACCAGGAGATGAAGTGGgctacag ACCCAGTTTCAGGAGGACAAACTGGTTTGGACCAGTTGGACGTGAATGTAAGCTGGTGATGGAGAAAGTGGGCGTCATTGACCTTTCACCTTTTGGTAAATTCATGGTAAAAGGAAAGGACTCGCACAAGCTGCTGGACCGACTGTTCGCCAACACCCTGCCGAAG GTGGGCCTGACCAACATTAGCCACATGCTAACCCCAAGAGGACGTGTCTACGCTGAAGTCACCATTACCCAGCTTTCACCTGGAGAATTCTTGCTGATCACTGGATCAGGATCAGAGCTGCACGACCTCAG gtggatagagagagaggctGCAGACGGGGGGTATGAGGTAGAGATCAGTAATGTAACTGACGGTATCGGGGTGCTGGGCGTGGCCGGGCCCAACTCTCGTAAGGTCCTGCAGAAGCTGACCAGTGAGGACCTGAGTGATGCAGCTTTTAAATTCCTTCACTGTAAATCCATTCAGCTGGCCGGCGTCAAACTAAGAGCCATCCGCATATCCTACACAG GGGAGCTGGGCTGGGAGCTGTATGTGGATATGCCTCAGTTGGCTGCGGTTTACCAGGCCATTATGGAGGCTGGTCAGGAAGAAGGCATTGATAACTTCGGCACTTACGCTATGGGTTCACTCAGGCTGGAGAAAGGCTTCCGAGGCTGGGGAGCTGAG ATGAACTGTGATACCAATCCTCTGGAGGCTGGTTTGGATTACTTCATCAAACTCAACAAG ccTGCAGATTTCATAGGGAAGCAAGCACTACAAGAGATCAAGTCAAAGGGACTGACCAGAAAGCTGGCTTACCTCATCATGGACACAGACAACATCGATCCTGAGGGCAACGAGACCATCTGGCACGAGGGCAag GTTGTTGGAAACACAACGTCTGGAGCGTACAGCTACTCAGCTGAGCAGAGCCTGGCCTTTGGCTACCTGCCCGTCAAGCTAGCCACCATTGGACAGAAGGTGGAGGTGGAGCTGCTGGGTAAAAAGTATCCTGCTACAGTCGTCCAGGAGCCCCTGGTCCTCACTGAGCCCACCAGAACCCGTCTTCAGAAGAAGTCCAAAAGCTCAGCGTGA